The Oscillospiraceae bacterium genome contains the following window.
CGCGGATTTCTTCACTGATTTTGACAAAGTCAAGGCAAACGCCATGCTGGCCGACCTGCATATCGGCGGGCGGGACAAAATCGGTTCCATGAGCAAGGGCACACAGGAAAAGATGCAGCTCTGCCTGACGATGAGCCGTGCCGCCAGGCTCTACCTGCTGGATGAGCCTCTGGGCGGCGTGGACCCCGCCGCCCGCGACTACATTTTAAGCACCATCCTGCACAACTACAGTGAGGATGCCGCGCTTATGCTGTCCACGCACCTCATCGGCGACATTGAGAAGGTGCTGGACGAGGTCATTCTTTTACAGGACGGCAAGGTCCTGCGCCAGGCCGCCGTTGACGAGCTGCGCGAGGAAACAGGGGAGAGCGTAGACGCTTACTTCCGGGAGGTTTACAAATGCTGACGAAGCTTTTACATTATGAGTTCAAATCCACAGGCCGTGTTGTTCTGCCCATTGCGGCGGGCGTGCTTGTGCTGAACATTTTTACTAATATTCTGAGCCATTTTGTCCAGAACACCTCCGACAGGTTGCCGCTGGCCGGGGTCGCCATGGCCTTGCTGGCACTGGCATCTGCCGTGAGCCTTCTTGTTGTGCTCGCCATCTGCGCTTTTATTGAAATTCAGCAGTTTTACCGCCTGTTGGGCGAGCGCGGGTACTTGATGCTGGCTCTGCCCGTGCCCATTTGGCAGCACATTGCTGCTAAGGTCATCTGCGGCACGGTATGGACGCTGTTCGGCATGGTATTTTTTACACTTTGCGGCATGCTTACTACCGACACGGTCAGTGGCGGCGGGTTTGCATCTGATTTCAGTCGCGTCACTGCCGAGGATGTCGCCATCTGGTCTGCAATGCTTTTGATTATACTGGCCCTTATCGCGGGCGCACTGCTGCACGCATATCTGGCCTGTGCCTTTGCCGCGCAGTTTACCCAGCAGCGGCTGCTCATCAGCATTGCCGCCTACTTTGTCATCGGCTTTATCGGGCAGATGGCAGCCCTTGTGACGGCAGTCTTTGTCGCGTTCCGCGGGTATAAGTACCTTAACAATACCGGCTTCAGCGGCGCGTCGTTTTTTGGTTCCGACAATACCTTGGGCGTTATCGTGCTCACCTTGTTCGCCATCTTTGCGCTGATTGCCCTTGTCGATGCCCTGCTGTGGGCACTGACCCAGTGGCTCATGACAAAGCGGCTGAATCTGGCGTGACTATAGCCAAATAGCCAAACGGCACAGGACGCAAAGCTGCAGCGTTCTGTGCCGTTTTTACTTTATAGAATCTGCTATCACCTGCGCGCCGTGCCGACCCTTTTCATAGAGCTTTTTCAGCGCTGCATGTAAAGCAGTGCAGCTTGCCAGTTGTGGCGTTGGTGGCGTTCCTAACAATCCGGCGCAAATGTCTTGACTTTGCTTACAATTTGCAGTATAGTAAGCATACAGACCAGCAGTCTGTAAAAAGGAGTGTATCCCATGCCGCGCAACAAATACCCGGAGCAGACCGTAGAAAAAATCCTGAACGCCGCCGCCGAGCTCTTTGCGGAAAAGGGCTATGCCCACACAACGCTGCAGGACATTATTGACGCCACCGGCCTTTCCAAGGGAGCCGTCTACCACCACTTCCAATCGAAGGAGCAAATCGCTGCCAGGGTCGGGGACCGCCTGGGCACACAGGTCACGGGGGAGTTGGCCCGCATCCGCGACGATGCCTCGCTGACCGGACTGCAAAAGCTGCAGGCTGTCTTTGCGGTGTGCCTGGTTCCGCAGCGCCAGCAGACCTTGCAGCGCGCACTGCCGCGTCTCTGGGACGACCCGCAGTTTTTATCCATCGAGCTGCACGACCTGCTGGAAAAGACCATCCCCCTGTATCTGGAGCCGATGGTCCGGCAGGGAACAGCAGACGGCAGCATTCACACGCCGGACCCCGACGCCCTGTGCGAGGCGTTGTTCCTGCTGGCGGACCTCTGGCTGAACCCGCAGACGCGCCCCACCACGCCCGCCCGGCAGCGCGCGCGGTGTGCGGTATTCCAACAGCTGACACAGGCCCTCGGCCTTGATCTTCTCACTGACGAGCAGTCGGAGGAGCTGGCGGCGCTCTGCGAAGCAGAGTGATGCTTTTCGGGCTTGATTGCTCGCCCGCAGAAGCCGTGTGGCGTCGGGCATCTCCGGGTCGATGACGAGCATCGGCCCCTACACCGTAGGGGCGGATTCCATATCCGCCCGGGGACCTTGCTGTTGCCGCAACCCCGGGTGCGCAGCGATCACCCCCACAAAGCCCC
Protein-coding sequences here:
- a CDS encoding ABC transporter ATP-binding protein, with the translated sequence MDTIYEVHGLTKRYGRTAALNGVDFAVTPGKLVGLLGPNGSGKTTLMKISAGLLQPTTGSVIIDKVPVGVFTKAVTSYLPDRMALPTEFTADDAVSLYADFFTDFDKVKANAMLADLHIGGRDKIGSMSKGTQEKMQLCLTMSRAARLYLLDEPLGGVDPAARDYILSTILHNYSEDAALMLSTHLIGDIEKVLDEVILLQDGKVLRQAAVDELREETGESVDAYFREVYKC
- a CDS encoding TetR/AcrR family transcriptional regulator, whose protein sequence is MPRNKYPEQTVEKILNAAAELFAEKGYAHTTLQDIIDATGLSKGAVYHHFQSKEQIAARVGDRLGTQVTGELARIRDDASLTGLQKLQAVFAVCLVPQRQQTLQRALPRLWDDPQFLSIELHDLLEKTIPLYLEPMVRQGTADGSIHTPDPDALCEALFLLADLWLNPQTRPTTPARQRARCAVFQQLTQALGLDLLTDEQSEELAALCEAE